In the genome of Mercurialis annua linkage group LG8, ddMerAnnu1.2, whole genome shotgun sequence, the window ccaaagtccggatatattccgctagcactctcggattcagcaagctggcaggatcctgaccttcgacccattgaaccaagtctggagcagaagaagagcttccaggaaaACTCCCCCTCGTTGGAGAATCATTgccaactcgacgtctttttctagacgaagaatccgggtctcgacctagagaaatctctcccgaatcagcaacGACAGGCCCCTCTGAGgccacacccccaactccccccgagacgatagatgatgctagagggggaagtGGCGACGGAACCGCCTCGTCACCTACTGGAACAGCCgagtcatcaccatcatcatcatttatAACAATAACCTCAGGCAACGCTATCTCGGCGGGAGCTAGGGGGATATCAACAGGAGCCCCATCCACGACAATATCGCCAGGAATAATGTTGGCGataggaacgtcaggaccacccatcggaacgtccaaatctacttgaaatccggaaaggaaatcgtcagaagaagaagacatcctacaaaagaaacattaaaaagaacttaagtaaattaatataccttgaacaaaagagtagcaaagatccgccaagcctcgaggaggatcctccaaaggaaaccatcgactccgaagatgactattaaccaagACATCTAAAATGGGACGCGACACAATACTACAGGAAGATATGTCaaaagcaagttttgactcggataaacttaaaggagacggacaGCTCCGAACTCGGTGAGAAGAAAAACcgtccgaaaaatgaagaaaagcaaatttatggtaaacaataaagaaacgccttcgccagcgactggttaggcaaggaagataaatacgagaccGCCCTTCCctgccaagggcgaaaacgaagcaaccatcacacttcctaaaatctacaaaatgatataacactttgagagaaggggcacaacctcggagcctacatgcctccgaaaaggcgagcactactttaATTGTACCAGGATAAAGTTTCcccagagcaacctttaaatccctacacacttctactaaaaatgaatctaaaagaaacctaagaccagcagcaaattgctcttcgaagagaaccgccctacaagaagacCCTGGAGAATCggacgcagccatatcggcaccgggtaatatcaccctataatcaaaaggaaagctatacttaaaatagatatctaagacttcatccctacgaagctttgatcgggtaaaagccatagcagcgcatgcatcttccactcgactaagaggcatcctagaacaggaaatcacaaacataaacacagaataaggatcaaacaaaaaatatattgaagaacacgttgaagaacacatcgaagaacaccaagtacagaaggaatttccagaatataaattatggagaatatacaaagaaaaaagccatattaacatccaaacgacgaaagaaaacatacctgaaaaatctggagaaaacaagtcacgaagaatcaaataatcaaacgaAGGACGAAAAGGAAAAAGCTACAAGAAATGAGagtaaattcgaaaagcaaagtaagagggaaaagaagaaatgtgaagagattaaatacaaaacgcttttgaatcattaaccaTTGAATCATTAAatgccgacacgtggcaacacagaatcttactaaagaagaaacgtcacccacaaacatatggaacgactcgcccggaatacaaagcgactcgcccgtataaaagaactcagctccaaaagagctaaaatccgctaaggcataaatgccaaactacttcagctcacttgcgggggggctaatgatggataccgaatcctactgtaagtataatggagccgagttgcaggagatctactctcaggtgacaccggactccccctgaagaccgaaaaggtatgaaggagatgccgaatctctaagattcggtaacatgctaatgaagaccgaatcccacatgatcccccaagagcgcgtcaggcccgggattcgggtgaacgactaaatatggaaatcttgtcctatttggacacaaacactacatatggaaggataagctctactttaggaagataagactatttaggaagacgttcctaaataggactcttatcagattaaggtagatcccgacaaatcaggagaatctctactatacggccgaatccctacaaagtaggattcacctgccttatacaactctactaggtatattcgactactataaaaggagcacgaggtatgcctagaatcacaattacattcatatactcaaaacgctgctcaaagctctagactgactttagcatcggagagttaatcggacaaccaccgtccggttagcttctataccctgttttgcaggttcactcactggttcagaaggcagactccatcagtactcaaatacaattataattatagaaataattacttgttaaacataaatatgatttttctaatccataataattataattataataatttgacgagtcacgtGTAAATTATTTAAAGTGACATTAGTACTGTTAAAAACCGCAAagtcaaaaattcaaaaacatttaaataattaagttaaatgattaactatttcaaaatttagatttttaatttaaagaattataatatcattaatCGGTTCGCAAATAACATGGGCTAATAATGCCCCCTCCAAATTTGAATCTAGCAATTATCGGTCTTTTTAGGTGAGGTACTGTTACCACTTGAACTAACTAGCTAGTGAAACTGTGAAACCCTAATTCTTTTTGCCAAAGTGAAACCCTAATTAATAATGACAAAACTGAAGAAACGGCCGACTCGTCATCATCAGTAAGCCATTCATAACCAATTTTAATCTTCAAAAACATAAGAAAACCCTAAAACACTTCTTCAAATTAGGGTTCCTTGCAGAACTTTCTTTCATAATGGAGAAGACGGTGCCGAGTTGGTCAGATATCAACCGCGATCTTTTATCTGAAATCGCTGATCGAATAAATTGTATGCGCGATTTTATCATCTTCGGCACGGTATGCAAGTCATGGCGATCAGTTGCTTCCCCGGATAAATTCAACAAATCCACCAAAATTCCGTGGCTTTTGCTTGATCAAGATAAATATGATCACACCCCCCGTAAATTTTTCGACCTTTCGAAAGATGTAATTTACAGTATCGACCTACCGAAACCTTATCTTCGTAAAGTTCAATCATCTATCGCTAGGAAATTTTATCTTCCTCGTATTATAAAGAAATTTTTTCTGTGTTCTTATATCAaggaaaaacaatattttttgaGTTCAAAAGGATGGTATATGATAGTTGAGAAGGAGATACAATTAAGTCTTTTGAATCCGTTTTCGCTTTCAAGAATTAATCTGCCACATCCTTTCCCTGTCGCGAAAGATTATAAGATGAAGGATTTTGCCATGAATCCTTATATCACGAAGTTCGTCTTATCCACCAGTCCGAGTTCCTCATCAGATTTTACAATCATGATTCTGTACCGTTTATATAGTTTTGACCCAATACGATTAGCGTTTTGGAAAAATGGAGATGGCGAATGGAGTGATGTagacttaaaattttattcaaatttcgtCGATCTGACATACCATAATGGCCGATACTATGCTGGTCACCTTTTTGATGCTAGATTCAATGGTCCTATTCTTATTGATTATCCAAATGGATATGTTGTTTATGAAATTGACGTTCGAAATTCTGCATCTGTTTCAACACGCACCAAGTCGTTTAGTAATCCCTATATGAATACTTTTTGCCGGTTTCCATTTTGGATAGTTGGATCATCTCGAGTGTTGCTGATGGTCTCTTGGAGAGTGGAATCTCTGAAATGGGAGAGAGGAAGAGGTCCTTGTTATCTCGA includes:
- the LOC126662087 gene encoding uncharacterized protein LOC126662087, producing the protein MEKTVPSWSDINRDLLSEIADRINCMRDFIIFGTVCKSWRSVASPDKFNKSTKIPWLLLDQDKYDHTPRKFFDLSKDVIYSIDLPKPYLRKVQSSIARKFYLPRIIKKFFLCSYIKEKQYFLSSKGWYMIVEKEIQLSLLNPFSLSRINLPHPFPVAKDYKMKDFAMNPYITKFVLSTSPSSSSDFTIMILYRLYSFDPIRLAFWKNGDGEWSDVDLKFYSNFVDLTYHNGRYYAGHLFDARFNGPILIDYPNGYVVYEIDVRNSASVSTRTKSFSNPYMNTFCRFPFWIVGSSRVLLMVSWRVESLKWERGRGPCYLDTLYSHVPHCQFIVDEVDFEKGEGKVVSSFGEEALFLGLNSSYLVDASKESRFKSNHIYFAENFQKFWSYHEGGGVGVYNMIDGSSKPLFNATDSKYICSSQWIEPRL